The Atribacter laminatus genome contains the following window.
TTAATGAGTTCCCCCATGGCTTCCTTCCTATTTTTTAAGATATTTTCAAAGTTAAAAACGGAAACTGTACCAACACCTTTTATAAAAAGCAGTTCATGAGCAGCCACTTTTGCCAACGGTTAATCTACTCCATAACAGCGGGTAATGGCAATATATTAGAGATTATTGTAGAGAAAGGATTGGCTTGAGCCCTTAATCAACGCGTTTACTTTTTAGATAAACGGACATTTTTATATATAAATAAAACAGGCTAATCGAAATGACCTTATAAAAAGGAGATTGAAAATGAAGGTGGGTAATAAAGCAAACCGGTCATCCTTTCGCCGTCTAAGGGATCGTTTTTTGGATAAAGGTCTGACGAGAAAAACCATCGGCGAAGAAGTGCCATTACGATCTGAATTACTCAGCAGTGATCAAATGAAACAGCATGGCAAAAGACTCGCCGCCTCACACACTATAAGTCCAGAACGAATTCCTGACCAGCATCTGAAACGCTTAGCCGAAAATGAAAGGGTCCTGATTGAGACATATAATCTGCTGGTAGCAGCGGTCAAGAAAAATCCCCGGATTGCTCCCGCCGAGGAATGGCTCCTCGATAATTTCTATCTCATTGAAGAACAGATTCGTACCGCCAAAAAATATTTACCCAAAAAATATAGCCAAGAATTACCACGCTTGCTCAATGGTCCATCGGCTAGGCTTCCTCGGGTGTACGATATTGCTTTGGAAATCATCCTACATGGCGATGGACGGGTAGACATGGAAAGTCTCGTTAATTTCGTCACTGCCTACCAGACCGTTAATGAATTATATTTAGGCGAGTTATGGGCAATTCCTATAATGCTTCGTCTGACCTTGATCGAGAATCTACGACGAGTTGCGGCTCGAATCAGCGCTCGTAGGATCAACCTGGATCTGGCAAATTATTGGGCTGACCGCATGATGGAGATTTCGGAGAAAGATCCGAAGAATCTAATTCTGGTGATCGCAGATATGGCTCGGTCGAACCCACCGATGGATAGCTCTTTTGTCGCGGAATTCACTCATCGATTGCAAGGCCAAAGCCCCGCTCTCGCATTGCCTCTCACCTGGATTGAACAACGGCTTACTGAATCTGGGTTAACTATAGAGCTGTTAGTGCGATCAGAAAATCAACAACAAGCCGCTGACCAGGTGTCTATGAGTAACAGCATTGGTTCTCTACGATTGTTAGGAGCAATGGACTGGCGCGAGTTCGTCGAGACTATGAGTATAGTAGATCGGGTGTTGTGGGAGGATCCGAGTGGAGTCTATGGAAAAATGGACTTTAACACCCGCGATCATTACCGTCATGTCGTGGAGAAGATTGCTAAAAGCAGCCATTGCTCCGAGAGCGAGGTGGCGCGCAAAACAATACAACTGGCACAAAAGGGTGCTTCCAAGAAAGATAAAGACGATCAAACGGCTCATGTTGGGTACTACTTAATCGATAAGGGGTTACCGCAGCTCGAACGGATAATGGGAGTGCACTTATCCCTCCCGGTAGTTTTTGGGCGGATAATCCGTCGGTTTTCGTTATTCTTCTATCTTGGAACCATCATCCTAATGACAGGAATTTTTACCTGGTGCTTATTGTATCTTACACATGCCAATGTACTAACCGGCTGGCTCCTTTCGTTGACCGGAGTTCTCTCTCTCTTGGGCACCAGTCAACTCGGGATAGCCTTGACGAACTGGTTAATTTCCTTGCTGGTGAAGCCCCATTCATTACCACGAATGGATTTTTCGAAAGGAATCCCACCGGAATCATGTACTCTGGTGGTTATTCCCACCATGCTCACTAGCGTCCACAATATCGAGGATCTCATCGAGGCACTCGAGGTCCGATATTTAGCCAACTTTGACCAAAATATTCACTTTTGTCTGTTAACCGATTTTCTTGACGCAAAAGAGGAAACCATGCCGGATGATAAAGCGTTGCTGCAAGCAGCTCGGCAGGGAATCGAAGCATTGATTGAAAAATATCGTGATACAAAAGGCGGTCACTTTTTCCTTCTCCATCGCCCCCGACGGTGGAATCCTACTGAAAAGATATGGATGGGTTACGAACGGAAACGGGGGAAGCTCATAGCATTGAACTCGTTTCTGCGAGGTGGAGCAAAAGACCGTTTCTCAATGATTATTGGTAGAATTGAAATCTTACATAAAATAAAATATGTCATTACCCTTGACACTGATACCCAACTCCCTCGCGATTCGGCACGACAGTATGTAGGTACTATGACACATCCACTGAATTGTGCCCAATACAATGAAGAAAGACGGCTTATCACCAGGGGGTACGGAGTTCTTCAACCGCGGGTAGATCCAAGTTTGCCTGGTTCGAGTCGGTCATGGTATGCGCGATTCTGCTCCAGCGAACCGGGTATTGATCCCTATACTCGTGTTGTTTCCGACATTTACCAAGATTTGTTCGGTGAAGGCTCATTCATTGGCAAGGGGATCTATGATGTCGATGTGTTCAATCAAGTGTTCGATGGTCGCTTTCCTGAAAACCGGATTCTGAGCCACGACCTCTTAGAAGGTTGCTACGCGCGGGCGGGTTTATTAAGTGATGTGCAGTTGTATGAAGAATATCCATCACGCTATAGCTCGGACGTGAGCCGGCGGCATCGTTGGATTCGTGGCGATTGGCAGATTGCCTCGTGGCTGCTGCCACACGTCCCCAGCTTCGGCAACCACCGAGAGAAAAATCCGCTCTCGAGACTTTCCCGGTGGAAAATCCTCGACAATCTTCGTCGCAGTCTCATCCCCTCAACCATGATGCTGTTATTCCTTCTTGGCTGGACAGTCTTGTCGCTATCCTGGTTTTGGTCTTTGGCAATTATCGGGATTTTTTTAATTCCGTCTTTGGTTTCATCGGTTTTTGAAATATTCCGAAAACCAAAGGATGTGCTCTTTCTGCAGCATCTCATTTCCACCTTCTATTTGACTGTTAAACGCTTCACCCAGGCAACATTTACATTCATTTTTTTACCATACGAAGCTTTTTTCAGTCTGGATGCGATTTTACGTACTGCCTGGCGGTTGCTGGTCACCCATCAAAAGCTCCTTGAATGGAATCCATCGAGCAATCCACATCTCAATACGTCAAATCTAACTAGCCATTACCGGGAAATGTGGGTCGCTCCGATCAGTGCCTTTGCCATAGCGACCTACCTGGTGCTTTCTAAGCCAACTATGTTGTTAGTAGCCGGGCCTATACTGACACTCTGGTTTGTTTCCCCGATTATTGCCTGGTGGATCAGCCAACCTTTTGTTCCCCGCTCACATCAGCTCACAACCAAACAAACCTTATTTCTCCGAAAGCTTTCTAGAAAAACCTGGGCGTTTTTCGAAAATTACGTTGGTATTGAAGATCATTGGCTACCGCCAGATAATTATCAGGAGCATCTCACTGCGGAGGTTGCACACCGCACATCACCAACCAACATAGGGCTCGCACTTCTTGCGAATTTAGCCGCATATGACTTTGGTTATCTTCCGACTGGGCAACTCATAGGCCGTATAGAAAGCACTTTCATCACCATGGAATCCCTGGAACGTTACCGGGGTCACTTTTATAACTGGTACGACACCCTGTCCCTTCAACCACTTCCTCCACTCTATATTTCAACCGTTGATAGTGGAAACCTCGCTGGTCATCTATTGACGTTGCGTTCAGGCCTATCCACTCTTCCCGATCATAAGATACTAAGCACCCAATGGTTAGATGGTCTCAATGACACGCTCAATGTTTTAATGGACATCGGGGGTGAGTTGGTCTCCCATCAGTTTACAGAATTTAAGGGGAATTTAACCTCAGTGTCTGATCTATCAACCATGACGCTCACATCAGCTTGGCATTGTATTGATCGACTGGCGGAATCAGCGACTGAGGCAATTAATCATTTGGAGATAGACTCAGAAAACGAGATAATGTGGTGGGCAAATGCTTTAGTCCGTCAATGTCGAAACCTCCTTGATGAGTTGACATATTTTGTTCCCTGGATATTGATTCCGTCAGTATTCAAAAAGTTTAGCAACATTTCTGGTTTGAATGAAATCCCAACACTTCGTGAATTAACCAGCTTCCCGGCAAAGTATTCGAAAGCAATCGAAAACCAATACGTCTTGATTAACACTCTCGAGGAACGTAAATGGCTTGATGAGCTTCAAAGGCTCATAATAGAATCAAGCGAACGTGCTAGGGCAAGAATGAATAGTATTGATCGTCTGGTTCGACAATCCAGCGAGCTCGCCCACATGGAATATGACTTCCTGTACGACAAGGACCGGCATTTATTAGCAATTGGGTATAGTGTAAGCGAACATCGACAGGATTCGAGTTTTTATGATCTGCTGGCTTCTGAAGCCAGATTGGGAAATTTCGTGGCAATTGCCCAGGGACAATTGCCACAGGAGAGCTGGTTCGCTCTGGGACGCCTTCTTACTAACACCGGAAGAGAACCGGTTCTCGTTTCATGGAGTGGTTCAATGTTCGAATACCTCATGCCGCTCCTGGTTATGCCGACTTATGAAAACACCTTACTCGACCAAACCTACCGGGGAGCCGTTGAAAGACAAATTCAATATGGAAAAAAACGGGGAGTTCCATGGGGTATTTCGGAGTCATGTTACAATTCAATTGACGCTCGTCTCAACTATCAGTACCGTGCGTTTGGTGTCCCCGGTCTGGGTCTCAAGCGTGGTCTCGTTGATGATTTGGTTATTGCACCCTATGCATCTATTCTTGCGTTAATGGTTGCACCAGAGGAGGCTTGTCTGAACCTCGAGCAGCTCGCTACCAAAGGGTTTTTAGGAAAATTCGGTTTTTATGAAGCCATCGACTACACACCTTCTCGTCAACATCCCGGTCAATCAAGTACCGCAGTCCGTTCCTTCATGACCCATCATCTGGGTATGAGTATCCTCTCTCTGTCCAATACACTCCTCGATCGTCCGATGCAGAAGCGATTTGAGTCGGACCCAATGTTCCAGGCCACAATGCTTCTGCTCCAAGAACGTGTTCCAAAGGCCTCAGCTGTCTATAGCCATACCACCGGCTTATCCGATTTATTAGCAACCTCCAGTAGCATGGAAGCACCGATACGTGTTTTTGATAGTCCCGATACACCATTTCCAGAAGTGCAGTTGTTGTCGAACGGCAGATACCATGTGATGGTTACCAATGCCGGTGGCGGTTACAGCCGCTGGAATGACATAACCGTCACCCGCTGGCGTGAAGACGTCACCCGCGATAATTGGGGTACGTTCTGCTACATCCGTGATGTAGCCAGTGGAGATTTCTGGTCAGCTACCTTTCAACCGACACTGAAACGAGCGAAGAATTATGAAGTTATTTTTTCTGATGCCCGGGCAGAGTTCCGCTGCCTTAATCGAACTTTCGAAACCCATACTGAAATCACAGTTTCACCGGAGGATGATATCGAGCTGAGACGAATCCGCATCACCAACCGTTCCCGGATGCGAAAATCAATCGATGTCACCAGTTATGCTGAGGTTGTTCTCGCGTCGGCTGCAGCTGATGAGTTGCACCCGGCATTTAGTAATCTTTTTGTTCAGACAGAGATTAACCACCCACAGCAAGCTATTTTATGTACACGGAGACCTCGCTCAACCGACGAACATCCTCCCTGGATGTTTCACCTGATGGTCGTACATGGGGCAGAAGTCGGAGATATATCCTATGAAACCGATCGTATGCGATTTATTGGACGTGGAAACACCATCGTTGATCCAGCGGCGATGCACGATTTATCGGCACTTTCGAATAGCCAGGGTTCTGTCATCGACCCGATTGTCGCAATCCGGCATGGGATTATGCTCGATCCAGGAGAATCGGTAATGATATATATTATAACTGGAGTCGGGGAAACCCGTGATGAAGTTTTAAGCTTGGTAGAAAAATACCAGGACCAGTCTCTCGCCGACCGTGCTTTTGACCTTGCCTGGACCCATAGTCAGGTGGTTCTGCGGCAAATCAATGCTACTGAGTCCGACGCTCAAATTTATGGGCACCTTGCCAGCTCCATAATCTACGCTAATTCCTCCTTACGTGCCGATCCGAGCATTCTCAGCAAAAATCACCGCGGTCAATCCGGTTTGTGGGGTTACTCCATATCCGGGGATTTACCCATTGTGCTAGTACGGATTGGAGATCCGGCACATATTGAACTGGTACGTCAACTTGTCCAAGCCCATGCGTATTGGCGATTAAAGGGATTAGTAGTGGATCTGGTGATCTGGAATGAAGATCACTCTGGTTACCGGCAACTGCTTCACGATCAGATCATGGGTCTGATTGCTGCCGGTCTCGAAGCTAATTTAACCGATCGTCCGGGTGGTATTTTTGTTAGAATCACCGACCAATTATCGAATGAAGATCGTATCATGTTCCAAACGGTTGCTCGCGTTATTATCAACGATGATCGTGGGACACTGGCAGAGCAAATCAACCGTTACCGATTTGTAGAATCGATCATTCCTCCATTCTCGAGAGTGAAACGACCTACCGTCAAATCCTCTCCATCGGCTGAATTGCCTCACCGAGATCTGATCTTCTTCAATGGGTTTGGAGGGTTCACTCCCGATGGTCGCGAATATATTATTACCACCAAGCATAAACGATTAACACCAGCACCTTGGGTGAATGTACTGTCAAATCCCACTTTTGGAACTGTTATTTCCGAAAGTGGTTCATCCTATACCTGGGGCGAGAACGCTCATGAATTTCGGCTCAGTCCCTGGCACAACGATCCGGTGGTTGATGCAAGTGGAGAAGCCTGGTATATTCGTGATGAAGAAAGCGGACGCTTCTGGTCACCCACACCACTTCCCAGTCGGGGCACTAGACCGTATATCAGCCGTCATGGTTTTGGTTACTGTGTCTTCGAACATATTGAAAGAGGCATCCACTCCGAGATGTGGGTTTACGTGGCGCTGAATGCACCAATCAAGTTCACGGTGTTGAAAATTCGGAACAAATCAGGTCGAAACCGGCGTCTTTCTGCTACCGGATTTGTAGAATGGGTTTTGGGAGATCTGAAGACGAAAACGACCATGCATCTGATCACTGAAGTTGATCCCAGTAGCGGAGCACTCTTTGCCCGTAACCCTTACCATACCGAGTTCGCTGAACGAGTTGCCTTTTTCAGTGTGGACGATTCATCTCGGACATTTACTTGTGATCGTAATGAATTTCTGGGACGGAATGGTACCTATCAAAATCCTGCAGCCATGAACCGAAAAAGACTTTCTGGAAAAGTGGGAGCTGCACTGGATCCATGTGCTGCTATTCAGGTAACTTTCGAGCTGATAGACGGACAAGAGCGTGAATTTGTCTTCACATTGGGAATGGGACAGGATGCCAATGATGCCAGCCAATTAGTACAACGTTTTCGGGAATCTGACGCTGCACGAGGCGAACTCGAATCAGTATGGCAGTATTGGAATCACACTCTGGGAGCAATTAACGTAAATACGCCTGATCCAGCTCTCAATATCCTGACTAATGGCTGGCTCTTATACCAGACCGTAGCTTGTCGGTTATGGGCGCGTACCGGTTATTATCAGTCAGGGGGAGCCTTTGGCTTTCGTGATCAACTCCAGGATGTGATGGCGCTCATTCACACTGAGCCAGGTTTGGTTCGTGAACACTTGCTTCGTTGTGCGGCTCGACAATTCCGGGAGGGAGATGTCCAGCACTGGTGGCACCCCCCCTCAGGCCGAGGTGTTCGAACCCATTGTTCAGACGATTATCTCTGGTTACCACTGGTAACCAGCCGTTATGTTTTGAACACGGGAGACATAGGCGTGCTGGATGAATCTCTCCCCTTCATCGAAGGCCGCCCAGTAAAAGATGAGGAAGATTCCTATTATGATCTGCCCGAACGATCTGAGGAAACCGCCAGCCTATACGAACATTGTGTGCGAGCTATCCTGAGAGGTTTACGTTTTGGTGAACATGGATTACCACTGATTGGTTCCGGTGATTGGAACGATGGCATGAACCTAGTAGGTATTCAAGGGAAAGGTGAAAGCGTCTGGCTCGGATTTTTTCTATATGATGTGCTCACTCAGTTCGCCGAGGTTGCCCGCAGGCATAACGACATCTCCTTTGCCGAACGTTGTAGGAGCGAGGCGATTCGTGTACGTTTGAATATCGAACAACATGGCTGGGATGGACAATGGTACCGTCGTGCATTCTTTGACGATGGAACAGTGCTTGGTTCATCAAACAGCCTTGAATGCCAGATTGATTCGATTGCACAAAGTTGGTCTGTTCTCTCTGGAGCGGGTGATGTTGAGCGGTCACAGACTGCTATGAAATCGGTAAACCAGCGTCTGGTTCACCGTGACCAAGCTCTGATACAACTTTTGAACCCCCCGTTTGATAAATCGAATTTAAATCCTGGTTACATAAAAGGGTACGTTCCGGGAGTGAGGGAAAATGGCGGGCAATACACTCATGGAGCAATCTGGGTGGTTATGGCATTCGCTGCCATGGGTGACCAACAACATACTTGGGAATTATTTTCTATCATCAATCCCATAAACCACGGAAAAACTCAGGATGAAATAAATATATACAAAGTAGAACCTTATGCGGTAGCTGCTGACGTTTATGCGCTCCCACCTCATGCTGGCCGAGGGGGTTGGTCGTGGTACACGGGTTCAGCAGGTTGGATGTATCAGTTGATAGTGGAGTCAATCTTAGGGTTGAGGCTTGATGCGGATAAACTTCGCTTTGTACCCTGTTTCCCGGTAGATTGGAAACAATTTATAGTCCATTATAGGTATCGAGAAACGGTTTATCATATCACCATAATATGTTCTTCAGGCGAAATGAGGGTGATAGTTGACGGTATTGAGCAACCCGACCAATTTATTCTCTTGATTGACGACCACCAAGAGCATTCGGTTGAGGTAATGGTTCCCGGATCAAAAGATAGAGAAGATTGCACTATCCAATAAGCATGATGAAAATTAGTCGTGAAGAATAAATGAATAGCAGGTTACGTTTATATTCAAATTACTATTTGTTTTGCTATTATTAAGTGTGATTTTTTAACGGGTATTCTGAAAATATTTTATAGAGACAGGGGAACAATTCTCTATATAAAACTCAAGAAATCCATGATTGTCGGGGCGTAGCGCAGTTTGGTTTAGCGCACCTGCCTTGGGCGCAGGGGGCCGGAGGTTCAAATCCTCTCGCCCCGACCAGGTTTCTTAAGATACGGATTAATGTCGTCAGGCTAAAATGAAAATCTACAGATATAAAACGGTATACCATTCTTTTATGCAGTTCGAAAAGGTCGAAAAGGAATCTCATAGAGACTCCCCCCTATTTTACTTCCTTCAACGAATAATCGGTGCTCCCTAAACCAATAGACTGAGCATAATCAATCTGAGTCCGCCAATTCGCAATAGGGTGGACGTCGAGGAACTTATCCTGACCACCTTGAAATGCATGGCTAAGCGATGAATCTCGAAGTCCTATCGAGCGGTTAATGAGATCGGCTGAAGCCAGATCGATAGCCACCAAATCATGACTCCCTAAAATACCGATATCGGGAACCAAACTAGCATCATGCCAATCACAGCAATCACAATCGGGGCTAATATCAGTTAAAAAATTAATAAAGAGACACTTGGTCATTTTATCTTTTAAGACCCCAAAGGCATGCTCAACCATTCTTTCTTGCAAAAGAGATGCTGACGATGTCCAGGAGATAGCGATGGCACCAGTTGGACAGTAAACAACACATTCAGCACAACCAATACAAAGGTCTTTTTGAACTTTTGCTTTATGATTTTTATCAAGGGAAAGAGCTTGGGTTGGACAATGAGTGATACAGCGCCGACACCCAATGCATTTTTGCGGATCGGGATCAGGAATGAAAGTTTCTCCATGTTGCATCTGCTTTCCGGAACGAGCAACACAACCCATCCCGATGTTCTTGATGGATCCACCTAATCCGGCTTCAACATGTCCTTTTACATGGGTTACAACCAGCAAAAAATCAGCTTCATGGACTGCCGAAGCAATCTTAACTTTTTTAAAGAGTTTTTGATTAATTTCAATTTCAGAATAATCACTTCCGCGGAGACCGTCAGCGATGATAAGGGGAGCAGGAACTGTTGCATAATGGAATCCATGAAATGTTGCAGTTTCCAGGTGATCAACCGCATTATGACGAAAACCGGTATAAAGAGTATTGGTATCGGTAAGGAAAGGCTTCCCTCCCCTTTCTTTCACTTCTTCAACTATATAGCGTAAAAAAACCGGTTGGATAAAACCATGGTTTCCTCTTTCTCCAAAATGGAGCTTAACAGCAACCAAATCACCAGAATTTAAGCGTTTATCAAGGAGCTGACCGGTCATTTTCTTGACTTTCTTGAGAACCGAATTTCTTTCATTATCAGCTCTTAAACTAACAAACAGAACGGGAGACGACATTGAAACACCTCCAAGGATAATAGAACAGTAATCATCACTTTTTTCAGTATAACAGAAGGAACATTGATAAAAAACAATTTTCATCATTAATTTCATGTTGACTTATTTTGAGATATGATAGAATGAAAACCGATGTTTATTATTGATCCGAACGAACTCGTCGGTTTTGGTTTGCCGTTGCTTAAAATTTAAACTCGGTCTTTTTAAAATCAAGCCAAGAAACCAATTGCCAAAAAACACAAAATATATACTTTAGAGTTAGTCAGATAAGAAAAATTTGTTAAACTAATATTCATGCCATTAAGCTTAAACCATACTGGTTTTAGAAGGCTCTCAGATTTTTTAAGTTAAAATTCATGAGATGTTTTTCTTTTTTTTAATTCCTTATTAGAGGATCAAATTGTTAAGAATTTTGTCATTAACTATAAATAGAAAATGAACTGGTTAATTCGTTTTTTTCCTTGATTTAGTGAGTATTTTGTGTATGAGCAATTTTAAAAAATCTAAATGGAAAGCAGATACATCAATTAGTTAAAGCAAGAGAAAGGAGAAGCAGGGTGTTTACCGAAATTCAACTGCAAACTCAGAGGCAAGAAGAATTTGTTTCCATAACAAGATTATTACGTGAAGTAGTAAAAAATTCGGGAACTAAAGAGGGCATAGCAATTATTCAGATTCCCCACACAACAGCGGGAGTAACCATTAATGAAAGTGCCGACCCTGATGTAGTGAATGATATTGTAAGAACGCTAAAAGTTATGGTTCCTGATCGCTTCGATTATTTACATCGAGAAGGAAATTCTCCAGCACACATAAAAGCCTCTTTAATGGGGTCTTCAGCGCTGGTTATTATAAAGGAGGGCGATTTAATGCTTGGAACTTGGCAAGGAGTATTTTTCTGTGAATTTGATGGTCCTCGTTCAAGGAAAATTTGGGTGAAAATAATATGACAGGACGAAGAGCCACACCTAATAAAAGTTTAAAATTATTGAATAATGCGCGAGGGCAACTCGATGCTGTTGTTCGTCTTATTCATGACGATGCAGCTCATGTTGATATTTTAAAACAAATATTGGCAACTATTTCACTGCTCCGTCGTTCTCACACTGAAATTTTAAAAAAATACCTGGAGGAATGTCTAGACGAAGATAACCCGAAGGGAAACGGTGAAAACCGAGCTAAAGTTTTGGCAGAAATTATGAAATACATGGAAAAGAATTTTTGATTCAATTGATATATATAAATGTTTAATAAATATATTCTAATAGGAAAAATGGCATATTTTATCCAAACAAAAAAGAGAAAATAATAAATGCCTTTATAGAGCAAATTAAATAATAAATAAATAATTTATATAATTGTTGACAAAATCGTTAGCCGAGTATATAGTATAAATATAGTTTATTGAATTATATATATGAGGTGAAGATGATGTCAAAAAGAATGCAGGAGCGTTTCTCTCTATCATCGCTAACCAAAACGCTTTATGAACAAGGAAGGCGACCAATTGTTCCTTTAATTGGTTATCCAGGTCTTCAATTAACTAAAACCACCATTAAACAGAATCAGTTTAATCATATCGTCCAATTTCAGTCACTTAGCCGACTTTATGATCGTTTTCAACCAGATGCTATGTTTTTTATGATGGATCTTTCCGTTGAAGCAAGTGCGCTGGGGTTAGCTGTCCGTTTCCCCTTGGAGGAAACTCCATCGGTTGAACATCATCCGGTAAAAAACCATGAAGACTTAAAAGGGTTTCGTAAAATAGATATTTTAGGTGATGGTCGAGTTTCAGTGTTTATTGAGACACTCCACCATATGCGGAGCGCATTCCCCTGCCCGGTTGGAGCCTATGTTATTGGACCACTTACTCTGGCAGGCTTACTTATTGGAGCTAATGAATTAGCGCTTAAAAGCCTCATTGAACCTGAGCTGTTTCGCGAAACTGTCGAATTTTCTTTCCATGTTGTAATGAAGTATGTACAAGCTCTCCGGGATGCTGGTGCCGATATGATTATGGTATTAGAACCAACAGCAGTCATTTTTGGACCGGAACAATTCCGTCACAATTTAACCAGTCTATATAGGGAAATGGTAGGGATTTTTGATGATATTGAAATTATTCTCCATGTTTGTGGAGATAGTACCCATTTATTAAAAGTAATGGCTGATACAGGTATTACCGGTTTGAGTTTAGACAGTATGGTTAATCTTAAAAAGGCAGCAGAAATTGTTGGGCCACAAGTGATGTTAATGGGCAATCTGAGCCCCATAGAAATGCTTACTGCCAACCCCAACGAGGTTTACATCCAAACCATGAAAATTTTAGAGAATACGAAAAACCATCCACCCTTTGTTCTCAGCACAGGATGCGATCTTCCTCAGGATGTTCCTTTTGAAAATATTGATGCCTTTATCAAAGCAGGAAAAGACTGGAGACAAGAACCCATTTTAAAGAAAGTAAAAGCCAATTAGAGGGCTTTTTTGATATTAATGAGGAAGATCAATAAGAGAGTCAAGCCGGTGAGAAAATTCATTATCATTCCGAGACGAGAATTAAGAATTCCATGCCAGGAAGGTAAATGGGAAGGGAAATAAACCCCTTTCCATTTACTATAGTAGCGAAACGCAACTTCGACATCTGGAAGAGTTGAAAAAAGAACTGACCAGACAAAAACAAAAGGAAGAGAAAAAACCTTCAGGCAAAAAAGTGAGATAGTAGCCGCAATTATAATGTCAATTATCACTTGACTGACGGTTGTCAAGTCTCGATGAGGAATTGCATCGAGGAGGATGTGCCCTCCTAACCCTCCTAAAAGCAAAAAAATAATATTATGAGTTTGAGTTGCTAATGTTAAACCCCAAAGACTATGAACGATGATCAGCATATTTCGTCCTAAAAATTTAGTGAATAGCGAGTCGTGAATGGTAAAAATTCCACCCTCGTCTTCACCTTTTCCCATCAAGGGGAAAGGCCCTATTTGATTCTTTTAATTGGTTTTTCCCCTCGCCCCTCCGTAAAAGAGGGACAGGGCGAGGGGAAACTC
Protein-coding sequences here:
- a CDS encoding DUF362 domain-containing protein, encoding MSSPVLFVSLRADNERNSVLKKVKKMTGQLLDKRLNSGDLVAVKLHFGERGNHGFIQPVFLRYIVEEVKERGGKPFLTDTNTLYTGFRHNAVDHLETATFHGFHYATVPAPLIIADGLRGSDYSEIEINQKLFKKVKIASAVHEADFLLVVTHVKGHVEAGLGGSIKNIGMGCVARSGKQMQHGETFIPDPDPQKCIGCRRCITHCPTQALSLDKNHKAKVQKDLCIGCAECVVYCPTGAIAISWTSSASLLQERMVEHAFGVLKDKMTKCLFINFLTDISPDCDCCDWHDASLVPDIGILGSHDLVAIDLASADLINRSIGLRDSSLSHAFQGGQDKFLDVHPIANWRTQIDYAQSIGLGSTDYSLKEVK
- a CDS encoding secondary thiamine-phosphate synthase enzyme YjbQ is translated as MFTEIQLQTQRQEEFVSITRLLREVVKNSGTKEGIAIIQIPHTTAGVTINESADPDVVNDIVRTLKVMVPDRFDYLHREGNSPAHIKASLMGSSALVIIKEGDLMLGTWQGVFFCEFDGPRSRKIWVKII
- a CDS encoding metal-sensing transcriptional repressor; its protein translation is MTGRRATPNKSLKLLNNARGQLDAVVRLIHDDAAHVDILKQILATISLLRRSHTEILKKYLEECLDEDNPKGNGENRAKVLAEIMKYMEKNF
- a CDS encoding uroporphyrinogen decarboxylase family protein, with the translated sequence MMSKRMQERFSLSSLTKTLYEQGRRPIVPLIGYPGLQLTKTTIKQNQFNHIVQFQSLSRLYDRFQPDAMFFMMDLSVEASALGLAVRFPLEETPSVEHHPVKNHEDLKGFRKIDILGDGRVSVFIETLHHMRSAFPCPVGAYVIGPLTLAGLLIGANELALKSLIEPELFRETVEFSFHVVMKYVQALRDAGADMIMVLEPTAVIFGPEQFRHNLTSLYREMVGIFDDIEIILHVCGDSTHLLKVMADTGITGLSLDSMVNLKKAAEIVGPQVMLMGNLSPIEMLTANPNEVYIQTMKILENTKNHPPFVLSTGCDLPQDVPFENIDAFIKAGKDWRQEPILKKVKAN